Genomic DNA from Gimesia aquarii:
CCTTTAGCACAAGTAATTGTGCATCTTGAACAAATAACAGATCACCACAACAGACCAACCCCAAACTCCGATCTGTTTTGACGAGAACAAAAGGACTCATGATGCCCTCTCTTGGATTAATTTATTCGCAGGACTCCGATATGGAGTCAGTTCTTAGACCGTGCATTGAAAAAGATATTAATAGATGTCTGAAAAGTGTCGCATCGCTCAGCGAACTGAAAAGTCATCTAATGGAAACATCTCCCACTACTTTATATCTTGATTTGAGGGCAAATGAGTGTTCTCTCTCAAATGATGATCGCATTGAAGTCCTCACATATTTGAGAGAAACCTGTAATTCACCTCTCAAAGTGGTATCTGTGATTGATCAATTTTTACCACTTGAATTGACAGAATCTGCCATTTTTTTGACAGATACATTTTTGGAATACCCTCCCGCTCCTGAAGAGTTTCAATCACTTGCTAAAGAATTATTGGAAACTGAAGCAGTCATCAAGCCGTCAACCTTACCAAAATCCCGTAAGATTTGTGGTGGTAATACTCATGTTACAACTTATACACCGCCGATGATTCCGATCATTGATCAGCTATCAAAAATTGCCAAACACAATGTTACTTTACTACTTGTCGGGGAAACCGGAACTGGCAAAACAACTTTAGCTTCTATGATCCATGAGCTTTCTCCACGAAACTCGGAGCCTTTTCAAAATATCGCTTGCGGTGCTTTACCATCGGATTTAATAGAAAGTGAACTATTTGGTCATATACGTGGAGCTTTTACTGGAGCTGAGCGTAGTAAAATCGGTCGCTTTGAAGCAGCAGGAAAGGGGACCTTGCTTTTAGATGAAATTGATATCCTTTCTGCGAAAGACCAGGCAAAGCTCCTTAAAGTCATTGAAACTGGTCAATTTGAACCAGTCGGTTCTACAGAATCTCGTCTTTCTGAAGCAAGACTTGTAGTAGCATCCAACGTAGAGTTGGAGGAGTTGACACAGAAAAACATATTCCGTTCTGATTTGTATTATCGTTTAAATGTGCTGCAATTTCGACTACCTGCGTTAAGAGAACGCCCCAATGATATCATTCCACTTTCTATACAATTCATCAAAGAATGTTGTAAGCAACATTCTATCAAGATCAGCAAAATACATCGTAAAGTAATTCAGATGCTTCAACAGTATCATTGGCCTGGTAACTTAAGGGAATTGAAAAACCAGATTCAGCGCGCTGTCTTATTTTCGGATCAAGGTGAATTGACCACTGATGAATTTTCACCCAATATTCTCCAGGAAAGCCTGTCTTCTGTTAGAAATGGTTTTCAAATAACACAAGAACCAACAACATTAGCAGATCAGGTTGCGATGAGTGAAAAGCATCTGTTACAGAAATCTTTGTCCGAGAATGGTTACCGCAAAACAGCAACCGCGAAAGCATTGGGAATTAGTCGAGTAGGTCTGTACAAAAAAATGAGAAAGTATGGAATGCTTGAAACAAAGAAACCTGCTACTCCTCAAAACCTACTTACCGAAAGTTAATGTTGGTAACAGAATCATCAACGAATGATGCCAACTAACTTCAATTAGTACTATTTGATTGGTTTATTACTGATTGAGATGTAGTGCTGATTGATTCTCCATACGAGTCTGACTCTAAAATTCCACCAGGCTGATGCTCACGAATTATAAAGTTTCGTAGTTCAAGTACCGCTGGTCCAAAGAACAATATGTAAATTGGAGGAGCCATACAAAAAATCACAGGAAAGAGTAACTTTATACTTGTTTTGCTTGAATTTTCTTCTGCACGTTGTCGGTATTTTCTACGCACACCATCAGCAAAATCAATTAAAGCCGTGGAAACATTTGTCCCTAGTCTTTCTGTCTGCGAAATCATTAACGAAAGTGCGTTTACATCCGGAGCATCAATTCTTTTTGCAAATTGTTTAAGGGCATCAGACATAGAATTCGCATCAGCATGTCGACGGATGATATCAAATTCTACTGCAATGTCTGGATGAGAAAAACGAACTTCTTCTGTAACACGCTGTAGGGCGGTTCTGAGTGGTACACCACCAGTCAAACACATCATCACCAGATCGAGCGCATCTGGCAACCCCTTTTGAATTCGATGAACTCTGCGGTTGGCCTGATTATGTAACACAAAACGGGGAAGACCATACCCTCCACCAGCGACCACAAGACCCACAATTATTATAATCTCTGGAAGACTTGAGCCAGGATCTGCTGCAATACAACCAATCCCTGTGACGATTAAAACTAGAACAACTAACAAATTTCGGGTTGCCAAGTATTCAACCAGTGCTGTCGAGCGATAATAGCCAGCTCTTTTAAGATCAAGCTCAATTTTTTGAATTTCATTCTCCGTTTGTGGAATAACGGCTGCCATTGCACGACGAAACGGACCTACGTTTGAAGAAGAGTAGTAATTCGAACTTTGATCATTCAGGTTCAAATTACGTTTTTTTCCTGAACGGCGTCCAACTGCAATCGCATCTCCAATTAAGAAGAAAACCAAGCATGCTAAAATAAAGGTGCCAATAGTGATAATGTCAAGAAACATAGAACTCTCTTTTATTTGAAATCTGAATAACTAACTTAAAAAGTTGATTCATTATTCATATAGCAGTAATAGGAATTAATAGTCCGTTCTCAGGAGAGCCGAAACCCAAAGTATACCGATCACTTCAAGGACTATCGCAATGAGTAATAAGATGTTACCTATCGGGTCAGAATACAAATTGGAAACATGATCTGGAAAAACAACTAACAATATTACAAATGCAACGGGTGCAATCACAGTCATCAAGATTGCAGATGCACGACCGGCGCCTGTAGAAGCCCTCATCTGACGACGATAATTAATTCTGTCACGAATGACTCCCGACATACGTTCGAGATTAGCTGGAAGATTACCACCGGTTTTGCGATACAGCATCAAAGCAGAGGTTAAAATCCTGAGATCAATTAACTGAATGCGATTCGAAAGCGATTTCATCACTGCTGGGACAGATAAATTCATATCTAACTGACGAGCACAACGCCTGAACTCAAAACTTAAAGGTCCCTTAGTTTCTTCGCCAACTATTGCGATTGCCTGCTCTAAACTAGCACCGGCGTGTGTTGACCGGGCCAGTAAATCAATCATTTCAGGCAGCTCTTCCTGAATTGTCTGCATTCTTCTTTTTCTTCGAAAATGCAGAATAAAAAGAATGGCAACCATTCCAAAAATCATACCGGCAATACCAGCAAGCGGCTGATCAGAATAAATGAAAATTGTACCACCAATCGCTAGACCACACATAACTAACAAAAGAAAAGTGGTAAACGGTGTCAAATCAGAACCGTTCTCAAGAACCAATCGATCAAAACTCTGATCGATCTTTCCTAAAATGCTGTCGGCAGGCTGTTGATCAAATACATTATAAACTCTTCTTAGGGGAGGCCGTTTTGAAAACCGCTCTGTACTTAATCTGCCTGCACCAGATAAATCGCGAAAAAAAAGATAGATCGCGAGACTTGAAACCGTCACTGCAGCAAAACAAATCAATGCGATAGATGAACTGTCCACTACAGGTTGTCCCCCTAATATTTTAATAATGGATATCACTAATTTGAGTATTTATTGCCAGCATCAAAACTATTTGTTTTCAAAAATTTGATCGCTAAGCTTAATCCCACAGGCTTCCATCCTTTTCAAGCAATTAGGACGATAACCAGTAGAGTAAAATCTTCCTTGCGCATTGCCTTGATCATCAACGCCTGTTTGCTCAAAACCAAAGATGTCTTCTACCTTATAATCTCCCTGGCTATTCAGTGAGACAATTTCAGACACTTTAGTAAGACGACGTTGTCCCCCCTTAAGACGCGAGACATGTAGAACAATTCCAATGCCATTTGCGATATATTGCCTGATCACTGGTAACGGAAGATCAAAGCCACTTATCGTGACCATCATTTCCAATCTAGCTAATGCATCGCGAGTATCATTCGCATGCACTGTTGTTAAAGATCCTTCATGCCCCGTATTCATAGCCTGAAGCATATCTAATGCTTCGGCACCTCTGACCTCACCAATAATAATACGATCTGGACGCATACGGAGACTGTTTTTAACAAGCTGCCTTTGTGAGATCTCACCTACACCTTCTGTGTTTTCGGTTTTCGTCTCGAGTCGTACAACATGTTTATGCTGGAGAATTAATTCAGCTGAATCTTCAATCGTAATCAAACGTTCTTCACGTGGAATGAAGTTAGACAGTGCGTTTAGTAATGTTGTTTTACCACTACCAGTTCCACCAGAAATCAACATACTAATACGGGAATCAACGACTGCTGCCAGAAAATCGACAATCTCAGGAGTCAGTGAATTGTTCTCAATCAAATCATCTATCTGTAATGGAGTTGCTCCGAATCTCCGGATGGATAATGAAGGCCCATTCAAGGCAAGAGGAGGAATGATGGCATTAATTCGAGATCCGTCGGGGAGTCTGGCATCAACCATTGGATTGACTTCATCAATTCTTCGTCCGACTCGAGAGACAATCCTCTGAATGATTCGCATCAAATGTTGATTATCAGCAAAAATAACATCAGATTCTTCCAGTTGTCCATTACGCTCAATATGAATTTCATAAGCGTGGTTCACGAGGATATCACTAATAGTGGGATCAGCCATAAGCTTATCCAAGGGACCAAGTCCAAATACTTCACTTAACAACTCATTTAATAAACGTTCTCGGTCAATACCTTCCAAAACAGCAACGTGTTCATCACAAATCTCCGTTGCAACAGCACGTACTTCTGTCGAAAGCTCTTTTTCAGAGATCTGGGCCAACATCGACAGATCAAGTGAATCAACTAGTTCTTGATGAATTAAAACTTTTTGTTTTTGAAAGTGGAGTTCAGCTTCGCGCTCTTCAGGAACAAAGCTTTCAGATTCCACAAAAAGTTTTTTTGTGCTTAGCGATTCCATGTGCAGTCCCAAAATCTTAAAAAAAATGCTTTTAATAAAATTGCCGATTCCAAATCAGTAGAGAAAACTCTATTTCATTGGATATGACATACCCTCAGCGAAATGAGTACATTGAAGACTCAATCACGTTTTAAAACTAAAAGCCACAAACTACAAATATAACTACTCTACAAGAGAGAACCGATATCAAGAATTTCTTGATCTTATAAACCACTAAGTGGTGTAGAAATCTCTGAAGTCCTTTTACGATCGGCTTGCTTCATAGTTGTTGTTGCTTTGTTGGAGGGAAGCACTTCTGATGCAACGGGTGTTTCAATTGCGTCAATCCAATTTTGACTTTTGTAAGCACGATTACCTTTAAAATGAACAGTATCCAAATTACCTGCTCGGTAGATATCCATGCTGGAAACACGCTGATTAGGAATAAAACCCAAAATGTTAGAGAGAGTAAGTCGGTCGCTTGAACGCCCCGTTGATACAACCTCTGTATTCTCATCGGGGTGTCGCAATGCTAAGCTTAATACACCGTGGTCTTCGACGACTTTAAGCACTTTGCCCTGTTCTGGTGAGACTTCAAGTGTCACAGAATATTCTTCTGATTTTTGACTCGCATTGCCAACAAATTTGTGTCCGGGAACAGCAATTTCACCCACAGCGAGTACTCGAACTTTTTCCAGAAGAGTAATCGTTGTTTCTGGAATACCATCCGTTTCATCAGAACGGAAGAGAACATCAACAATTGCCCCAGGCCGTGAAAAGCCTGCTACATTTCCAATTTTATGGATGGCAACAGTCACTGCCCGATTCCCTGGCTGAAGTGTATCTGAAAGCCCGGGCCCCATTCCATTGGCAAATAAATCAACAGTGTGAAAAGGTTGCCCTGCTTTGATAGGCGACTTGAGAACGCGGCCGGTAATATACTGAGAATCCATAATTCTCTGCTTACCATCGGATTTATAGCGCTTATTTACTTGCTCAGGCTTCATCCTCAAAATCGAAATGTCGTCCAGAGACAAGGTTTGTCCCGGCAAAAGATCCCTCGAAGCTATAGGAAGGTATGTCAAGTTAGGTTGGGGAGGATCTTCTGCTAACAGGGCAGGGCCTGGTTGTTCATGCAGAAATTGTCGCACAGTATAAGCTGCGCCTAAACCTAGTAAAATTGCGAAAATCGCCGCCGTCATTGTACCTGGACTAATTTTTGCCACGCTAACTTCCCTGAAATCTTTAGAGTTTGAAACTTTTGGGATTCACATTTTGTCAGTTTAAAGACACCAATGAACCATATTCAACAAAAAAATATATTTCTAACAACGAATACATTATGTCTACTCACCAGTTGCTGGAATCGTTAAATCCAGACCAGCTGGTGCATCTCCTACGGGATCAATTACAGTTGTTGTATCTACATACTCACTGGTAACACCATTAACTGTAAAGCTATAAGATTGATCTAGACTTTCGAGTGCAACGGCAGTATCGCCAAATTTTTGAACGACTTGATCTCTAAAAGTCACAAGCCCCGGGATAATTCCCAATACGAGCAACGTGACTATTAAAATAGTCGTAACAGGAGAGACGCTCCCATCTTCATCTTTCCAAAACTGTCGAGCAATTCTCATTCCCACTTATCCTGACCAGACTATATGCAGTAGCTAATATTCTCGAACATTCTGATAGTATGCATCTTATGTGCCTAAATGTCCGAACTAAATCAAAAATGTTCATATAAAGCCAGTTCCCGAGTGGGCGTCCTCGGGAACAGAGCTAAAATTTGTGATCACAGCCGCCGGGAATAAACCCAAAGAAAACGACTGATTCCTTTTAACCATGCTGAATGCATGGTTCGAAAACCAATAATAAAATTATGGGCCTTCGTTTTCAGCTGCTACCTGAACGCTGATACAAGCAGGTTCAGCGTTAGCTGGATCTAAGTTTGTGTCACAGAAGTCGAGCTGGTCAGCGAACACTGAACCTGCAGTGCTAGAAGTGTGACCAGTAACTCCTGAAAAACTATAGCTTTGATTAATGTTTGAAATTGCTAAAGCAAGGTCACCCAATTCTTGAACAACTTGATCACGAACGGTGGCCAATCCCACGACAACACCTAATACAAGGATCGTGCCGATTAACACGAGTTCAGACGAGACAACAAAACCTGCCTCATCATTCCAGAACTTAGTAAGCATGTTCATCCTAACTCCTTATTAAATTTTGTGAGCCGCTCTAAACAGCTCGTTTAAACATTTTGATACGAAAATTAAACAACCACAGGGGAAAATGCCCCTAAAAAGTGGTTGAACCCTCCTGGTTCAGCTAAACACTGAGTTGAAAGTCAACTGTTAACTATGGACCTTCGTTTTCAGCATCTACGATAGCGATACAGTGAGGATCCAAGTTTGGAGGATCAACGTTCTGATCACAAAAATCCAGGTTGTCAATGAATACAGAACCAGCTGTACTTGAAGAGTGGCCTGTAATTCCTGTGAAGGAATAGCTTTGGTTGCTGTTTGAGAATGCAGCTGCAACGTCTGCAAGTTCCGCGATTACCTGATCACGAAGTGTTGTAAGCCCGACAACCATACCGAGGACCAACACAGTAGCGATCAGCACTAGTTCTGTTGAAACGACGAAACCACCTTCATCATTCCAAAACTGCTGAAACATCTTCATTCGTACTCCTAACATTAATCAGATGGTTAATGTTCACTGGATGCACTACAAGAACATGTAGTAAACAACATCCAAGTAAATTAACATGTCTGCACACGCCCCGCGCAGACACTACGAATGAGAGAGCAGACAATGTGCCATTTTGCCCCACAATACATATTTTTCGTAATTTCACTCCATAATGCACTTTTTCAAAAAATCAACAGGATGCATTATGGGTACTTACCCCTAGAATCTGTAACTACAGAGTAATCAAGCTGATTAAAGTCGAAATCCAGCTTCGTTTTTTTCAGAAATAGAATACCACAAACACTGTTTCCAAAAGTTAACATTTTGAAACCAGATGTAATCGATAGTGCACATGTCAGCTGAGATAAGACACCAACCGTTAAAGCCTCAACCAATCAGGTAGAGCTGTTTCGGATGAAATCGGACCTGATTTAGGCCGCTTAAAAACTCATTATTTTTCTTCTGAAGACAAATCGATTTGGTACGGAAATTTGCCTCTCCAGAGTGCTAGAGCGCGGCCTGCATGAGAAAGAAATGTATAACTGCTTTTAATTTCAGACGCAGGCATTTTCTTAATCGTACTGACAAGCCAATGACCTGCCTTTTCAATTGTTTCGTCAGGAGGAAGAACCTCTTCGGGTGCCAAAGACCACCATTCCAGTGCATGGCCGGTTGCCAGAACTCTTCTAGCGCGGGGAGTAAATAATTTCTCAGAAGAGAGATCCAGCTTAGTTCCATCCCAGTTTTTATCCCAAAACCCGTCATCCGATTGCGTTTTTACGAGCAAGCTTGTAATGTTTTTCAGATATTGAACAATCCGTTCCCGCCCCTCTTTTGTCAGTATCGGAGTCTGCTCATTTACCCGTAGTAGCATGACAAGGGCATGTAAACGATGATTTCCATAACAAACACCTTTAGTGGGCTGTTGACGCATAATCCGGTCAGCAATCAGATCAAAGTTGACATATTGACCTTCTGTTGTCATCCAATCCCGTGCTGAATTGAGATACAGGGCAAAGACTAGAGTAGACCACTCATATTCTTTCTGATTCAGACTGAAGGACCTCAATGTCTCTTGGATCATTTCAGAAAGGGTGGTTTCTCCCTTCGAAGTCACTACTGGGAAATCGGCAGGTGTTCCAACTTCAGCCAGAGTTGCTAAAGTATGATCTTCATGACTGGAAGTCGATAATCCCTGCTGGACAAGTGGCTTGACTCCGTATTGATTATGAACCAGTAATGGCTTGGATTCTGTCCCCCAAACTTGAAAAAATCGACGATGGTCTAACAGAATATCGCGCATTTCGATTCCTGAAAGACATTTCGGATCCTCAAAAACCGACTCGATTCCCCAAAATCGCAAGGCATGATCAACATGATTAATCCGGGGCTCTTTACCCCTGAATTGAGGGCGCAACTTATGAAGCACTTGAACCAGATCCTCATCAGAGACAATTTTCGGCCGGTTATAAAGTGGAACAACTTTGAGTGGATTCAAGCGCAACGCCGGTAGTTGTTTTTGTTCCTGCCATTCCTGATAACGAACCGCTCCCCAGCCTATGGCAGCACTCACCAAGAGGATATGAAAGCAAAGGAATCCAGCAACCCTCAATTTTTTTCGAAAGGAAATCTTCTCTCGCATCACTCATTGACCTCGTTTTCGGATTTGGAATTCGTATCTTCCTGTTGCGTTTTTTTATGCTTTGCTGCTTCAATCAATCGTGGTTCACGCGATACGACTAGACTAAGATCATCTTCATAAACAACTTTAAATCCCTTCAATTTCCGAACCTGTTCATCAAGTTTTTCTTGTTTTTCTTTGTGTACAATAAACGTGGTAACATCATATTTTTCGGCAGCAGACTGCCAGCCACGGATCGCACGCGCGATCCCCAGATAGTCCTTCCATACACGGGGAGGTGTCAGATGAACGGCATTTGTGGTCATGAAAACTTTCATAGCTGGAGGACCATCCCAAACCAGCCAATCTCCCCACCATTGGGGATTCCACACCTGTCCCTCAGGAGGATGAGCTTTTAGAAATTCCGTCAATTTTCTAGGTGTTCCCTGGCTATAAATTTTGTCCAGATCTCGAGGTGTTCCTCCAAATAATGGTGTTGCCATGTTAGAAAAAGCAAATCCAAACCAAATCGATAAAACACAAGCCGACGTGATCACAGGCGATTTCTTAGCCCAGAATGATATTTTTTCTGGATCCCCTTCACGTAACCTTGGAATCACATTCGTCAAATGGGGGACCATGGCGTAGACAAAAATGACCGAAAACCAGCCAATCATTCGCACACCAATAATCACAGACAGAGACAATAACCCCACACGTAATACATCTGCAGCTCGAATGGCTTCCCGGCTACGTCGATAGAGGAACAACATTAAGACCCAGGCAAAACAAAACCAGATGCCTTCTGCATCTCGAAATTCCAAAGGTTCCCATTCCAAAACATCTTTTAAGTTCGGATTTCGGGGAAATGTGAGGGAGTTAATAAACAGGTCAATGTGATAGGGATTTACGAGCGCCCCACATACTGAAAGTTCTGTCACGACTAACCAACGCCTGACCCATTTATCGGTACAGACTTGAACCAGACTGCGTGTTCTCCAAGCCACTTCAAGGACTCTTCCCAGAAACTGCAGCCCCAAAATCGCCAGCCCCACTACAAATGAACCATGTAAGTTGGCCCATCCCAGAAAAACGAGGGGAATTCCAAGATATAATGAAATTAAAAGTGCAATTGGCGTTTTTTGCGCCTGTTTTTCAGAATCTTTAGTATCTAATGAATCTTCATTCAAAGTATCATATTTTTCGGACCAGGCCATAATTACAAGTAAAATGGCGACACATAACGTCCCAAAAATTTCCGGTCTAATAATCGCAATCCGGCTCGATGCGATTAAGACCAGCAAAAAAGAGGCAAGGGTACTGACACCAACTCGTCCAGATTTGAGGTAGAATGCAATCCAGAATAAGACGTGAGTCGCAAATACCGTCAAAGCAAAAATATGTGATAAACCACGTACTCCCAACGCTCCATTTACTTTGGCAAAGATCACCTGTGACAGCCATGCGGCGTCAATAGACCTGACACCCTCTGCCAACTGAAGAAAGGGGTCGTACTGTGGTAACGATTGATATTCAATAATCCAATTACCATAAGAAACATGCCCCCAAATGTCCGAATAAAAAATATGGACATTTCCGAAATAGAAAAACATCAGCGAAAACCAGAGACAGGTTATTAAATGAGGCCAACCTAGCGAAAACATTTCTCGGTATGAACGCTTTTTTTCTAAAAAAGTCATAGACTCTATTCTACCAGGATGGGAATCGATCGACATGATGCCTTCTACTCATGAAACATGACTTAAGTTCTTATTTTACGAGAAAAATCGACCATTTTTTAGATTCTTCTAATTAGATCTACAAAATTAACGCAAACAATGTTCCAAGAACTCCTGCGAAAAATTAATAAATCCCTACTCATATCGAGAGGGATAAGAAATCTGATCAATTTGTAAATATCAGCGTTGTAAACGAGAAACATCTGTTTTGTGTCAGCATAGACTTCATTTCTCTTCACACTTGGATTCCGCGTCGGACCAGTTGTTCAACCAAAGTAGAAGTGTCTATGAAGACTTCTGCCTGAATTCCAAGCTTTCTTGCTTCCTTAACATATTCAGGAATGTCATCTGTATAAAAAGCCTCTTCAGGTGCACATTGAATCTTTTCCAGTGCATAATCAAAAATAGCAGGTTCTGGTTTGATTGCACCAGCAGCATATGAAGTCACATAATCATCGAATCGTTGCAATACGTCAAACTGTTTCCAGATATAATCGAAATGAGAGACACAAGTATTCGACAACAGAACCAGTCTGTATTCTTGGGCTTTCAGAGAATCCAATACAGGGATGATTGAATGGTTCAGTTCAAAAATATCAGAACCGGCAATCTCAAGCGATTCAAAATCGACAGATTTACCAACTGCTCGTTCAAACCAGTGATGAAATTCCGTGGGAGTCAGATTACCCCGTTCATACTCCCACTGTTTCCCGGATTCAATGAGAAGCGCCTGGATCTCAAGCCGCGATCGCCCACAAAGCAGCCCCATTTGTTCACACATTTTATCGTGTGAAAAAAACGCAAGGACATTCCCCATATCAAATAAAAATGTACGAATCAAAGGACGATCCCCGGCAAATGGCTTAATAATCTCTGACTCTCACATGAATGATCGGTGTTGTATGTTATCATTCCTGGAATCACAAGCGTTTTATTTGGTACAGGCAAATAATAATCTCAGGTCAACCAGTGATAATTTTCGTTTGCAGATACAAGAGAATACACCTCTTATTGACGACATGGGGATATTTCCTTAAATTGCATCAAGATAACAACTTGATGAAAGCCAGTCTCCAGCATGGCTCTTATCATAACAAGCATTCAGGTTTGATTGATGATTTCTGTGCCGTTAGTCAAACCAAACTTGTCCAGTTCATGGAGAGTAAAAAATGGATTTTGAAGATCAGTCTTCTTACCCGTCCGGAGAATCAGGCAAAGAGTGGCCGTGCCTGCGTCAATTTTGTGTTTTTATGGAAAACCGGGTCGGTTATCTCCATCAACTATTACAGCTACTCGAAAAATTCGATCTCCGGATCATCGCCTTAAGTACTGTTGATTCTGTGGATGTGGCAATGAGTCGAATTGTTCTCGATAATTATGAACGAGCACGTGAAATCTTTGAGCTATCGAATTATACGTTTTTTGAAAAAGATCTGATTGGTGTTGAACTTCCAGATGATACCCAGCCTTATATGAGAATTTGCCTCTCGCTACTTCAGGCAGAAGTCAATATTGATTATACCTACCCGCTGCTTTATCGGAGGCATGGAAGAGGGGCTATTGCGTTATGCGTAGATGATCTCGACCTCGGTCTAAAAACACTGACTGAGCAGGGACATCGAATTATTACAGAACAAGATCTGAATGATGATGATGAGTATCTTTGAATTCAAACGAAAAGATCACTCTTGAGAAATTACTTGTGATTTCCCTGTCTTGGCTGCTTCATAAAACGCATAAATTGTTCGAATAATCCTTAAACTCTCCCGACTGGTCAGTAAAGGAGAGTCACTGCCTCTTACCGCTTGAACTGCTTTTCGTACAGCGGGTGTATATCCACGTGGCTCAACAGATTGATCAAATTGATATACTTTACCATTGTGGTTGAGCGTCCACTCCAAATGACGATCCTGGAAGGGCAGCATCTCTAGCCAACCCTTGCTACCCCAGATTTTGATCATTGATTGATATCCACGGTTCATAAAATAGCCAGATGTTAAAGTTCCCAAGAAACCGGCATCATAACGGAAAGCCAATGCAGCAGAGTCCTCGATGTGAATCGGCTGGCCACCCACCAATGCTGTGAATCCGGTGACATCAGTGATTGAAGATTCCGTCAGATACATCGAAAGATCGAGCCAATGAATTCCTAACCAGGAAAGAAATCCTCCTCCCGCACGATCCTTATGAGCATACCAGCTTTTGTGATAAGCAGGATTTGCTAAGCGTGTCTGATCAGCTAAAAGCGTCATCTCCAACCCATAGATCGTTCCAATGGCTCCATCTTGAATTAACGATTTTGCAAACCGAATTTCCGGGTTTGTGCGATTGGCAAGAGCCAATGATAAATGCAAGTGTTTACTTTCTGCCTTTTGCACTAATGGCTCAAACTGAGGAACACTGAGACAAGCTGGCTTTTCCGCAAAAACATGGCAGCCCTGTTCTAAAGCAAGACTGATCGAGCGAGGTGCCTGTCGTGCTTCCATCGTTACCAAAGCCAGATTGGGTTTTTCGTTTTGA
This window encodes:
- a CDS encoding acetolactate synthase gives rise to the protein MDFEDQSSYPSGESGKEWPCLRQFCVFMENRVGYLHQLLQLLEKFDLRIIALSTVDSVDVAMSRIVLDNYERAREIFELSNYTFFEKDLIGVELPDDTQPYMRICLSLLQAEVNIDYTYPLLYRRHGRGAIALCVDDLDLGLKTLTEQGHRIITEQDLNDDDEYL
- a CDS encoding HAD family hydrolase, which encodes MIRTFLFDMGNVLAFFSHDKMCEQMGLLCGRSRLEIQALLIESGKQWEYERGNLTPTEFHHWFERAVGKSVDFESLEIAGSDIFELNHSIIPVLDSLKAQEYRLVLLSNTCVSHFDYIWKQFDVLQRFDDYVTSYAAGAIKPEPAIFDYALEKIQCAPEEAFYTDDIPEYVKEARKLGIQAEVFIDTSTLVEQLVRRGIQV
- a CDS encoding Gfo/Idh/MocA family protein, with protein sequence MAKQISVAVLTNETGAHLSAYFSALKEIDEVKEVFLSDPSQQQVKSAQSQLGSKLKDVYQAPEILFQNEKPNLALVTMEARQAPRSISLALEQGCHVFAEKPACLSVPQFEPLVQKAESKHLHLSLALANRTNPEIRFAKSLIQDGAIGTIYGLEMTLLADQTRLANPAYHKSWYAHKDRAGGGFLSWLGIHWLDLSMYLTESSITDVTGFTALVGGQPIHIEDSAALAFRYDAGFLGTLTSGYFMNRGYQSMIKIWGSKGWLEMLPFQDRHLEWTLNHNGKVYQFDQSVEPRGYTPAVRKAVQAVRGSDSPLLTSRESLRIIRTIYAFYEAAKTGKSQVISQE